One genomic region from Phragmites australis chromosome 1, lpPhrAust1.1, whole genome shotgun sequence encodes:
- the LOC133887848 gene encoding chitinase 10-like codes for MAYSYAALGTLFAAVAVFLVASGGVVESRHGPGQCSSVASIVSEELYNSLFLHKDDAACPAKGFYNYSSFVQAARSFPKFAGTGNLDTRKREIAAFFAQISHETTGGWATAPDGPYAWGLCYKEEIRPASNYCDATDKQWPCYPGKSYHGRGPIQLSWNFNYGPAGRALGFDGLRNPEVVANCSETAFRTALWFWMTPRRPKPSCHEVMVGEYRPTAADAAANRTAGFGLVTNIVNGGLECNRTDDARVNNRIGFYRRYCQIFNVDAGPNLDCAHQQPY; via the exons atggCGTATTCTTACGCGGCGCTCGGCACATTGTTCGCTGCCGTGGCTGTTTTCCTGGTTGCTTCCGGCGGCGTTGTGGAGTCGCGGCACGGCCCTGGGCAATGCAGCTCGGTCGCGTCGATCGTGAGCGAGGAGCTATACAACTCCTTGTTCCTGCACAAGGACGACGCGGCCTGCCCCGCCAAGGGCTTCTACAACTACTCGTCCTTCGTGCAGGCCGCCAGGAGTTTCCCCAAGTTCGCCGGCACCGGCAACCTCGACACCCGCAAGCGCGAGATCGCCGCATTCTTCGCGCAAATCTCTCACGAGACCACAG GCGGTTGGGCTACGGCGCCGGACGGCCCGTACGCGTGGGGCCTGTGCTACAAGGAGGAGATCAGGCCGGCGAGCAACTACTGCGACGCCACGGACAAGCAGTGGCCGTGCTACCCGGGCAAGTCCTACCACGGCCGGGGCCCCATCCAGCTCTCGTGGAACTTCAACTACGGGCCGGCGGGGCGGGCGCTGGGCTTTGACGGCCTGCGGAACCCGGAGGTGGTGGCCAACTGCTCGGAGACTGCGTTCCGGACAGCGCTGTGGTTCTGGATGACGCCGCGGCGGCCCAAGCCGTCTTGCCACGAGGTGATGGTCGGGGAGTACCGCCCCACGGCGGCCGACGCCGCGGCCAACCGGACGGCAGGGTTCGGGCTCGTAACCAACATCGTCAACGGCGGGCTCGAGTGCAACCGCACCGACGACGCGCGGGTCAACAACCGCATCGGGTTCTACCGGAGGTACTGCCAGATCTTCAACGTCGACGCCGGGCCCAACCTCGACTGCGCGCACCAGCAGCCGTACTAG